AAACAAATCTAAATGGTAAAAAGAAAAAAGTTGCTCTCGTAGCCATAATGCACAAACTTCTAAATTATATTTTTGCAGTTTTAAGAGATCAAAAACCATATACACAGCGTTCTCCAAAGCTTCATAGTAAAATGTATTTAGAAAATGTTACTAGATTAACTGCCTAAATTCAAAAATAATTTTACAGATCTGTAATTTAGCTATTGTTCGTGTTTTTCAATGGCTTGTTTGCTATACCCATTTTTACAAAATAACATTTTTAAAAATTAAATAGAAAAACTATTGACTTTTACTAGCTGGTCTTTTTATTATTTTGTTTATCAATTATGATAATATTTTTTATGATACTAAATGCCTGTATGGCCAAATCCTCCTTGAGCTCTCTTGGTACTATCTAAATTATCAACCTCTTCAAAATCAACTTGTTCATATCTTATGAAAACCATTTGAGCAATCCTGTCCCCTTTTTTAATTTTAAAAGCCTTTTCTCCTAAATTTATAAGTATTACTTTTATTTCTCCTCTATAATCACTATCTATAGTACCAATTCCATTAGCCATAGTTATACCATACTTTAATGCTAATCCACTTCTAGCTCTAATTTGGGCTTCACAATTTTTCGGCATAGATATATATATACCAGTAGGAATTAAGACTCTCTCCATTGGAGCTATAACCATACTATCATCAATATTTGCATATATATCTACCCCAGAAGAACCAGTAGTCTCATATTTAGGTAATGGGAATTCACCTTTATTTACTATTTTTACTTTCATACATAACACTCCTTTAATAATATATATCCTTGTAAATACAAATATTACTAAATCAACTAACTTTTATTTGCAGACACAATAAATTAGCTTCTAAAATATGTCTTTTTTATTATATCATTAACTTTTTTATTGTCATTTATTTTTCCTACATATGCTATATTGATCTTTTCTTTATTGAACACTAAGTCAGCCATATATATAATATCTTCACATTTTACACTGTCAATTTTTTGTAAAATTTCCCTTTGTGTATACACTTTATTCAATAATAATTGATTTTTTCCCATGGCAGACATCCTACTTGATGTACTTTCAAGTCCTAAAATATAATTCCCTTTCAGTTGTTCTTTAGACTTATATATTTCTTCTCGAGTTATATTTTTCTTTTCTTTTATTCCTTCAATCTCTTTTATTATAATATTAGATACATTTTCTAATTGATTTGGATTTAACCCTACATATATATTAAAAGTCCCTATATCTTTATATAAAGTAGGATATGAATATACTGAATATGCTAATCCCCGTTCTTCTCTAATAGACTGAAATAGCCTTGAACTCATACTTCCTCCAAATATATTGTTTAAAATCAATAACGGATAAAGCTTGTCCTCTCCCTGGGGAATACCCTGCATACCTATACATAGGTGTAATTGCTCTGTATCTTTATACCTTCCTTTTAATGTTTGATTAATTTCAGGTTTTTGAAATTCTTCATTTTTCCCATGCCTTAATCCCCAATCTTTAAAATATGAAGTCAATAAATCTAGTGTAGTATCTATATCAAAGTTTCCCGCTATAGATACTACTATATTATCTGGTACATAAAATCTATTATAATAATCCATTATAATAGATTTATTAAAAGATTTTAATGTGTTTTCTTTACCTAATATTGGATAAGATAGAGAATGCCTATTAAACAAAGCTTCAGCTAATAAATCATGTGCTATTTCTTCTGGAGAATCTTCATACATATTTATTTCTTCCATTACAACAGTCTTTTCTTTTTCTATTTCCTCCTCTTGAAACTTGGGATTTAAAATCATATCACCTAAAACATCTATAGCTATGGGAAGATGATTATCTAACACTTTAGCATAATAACAAGTACATTCTTTTCCAGTAAAAGCATTTAATTGTCCACCAATACTGTCTATAGATTCAGCAATTTCCTTTGCATTTCGCTTTTTACTTCCTTTAAATAACATGTGTTCAATAAAATGAGATACACCATTATTTTTAACTGTTTCATATCTAGAACCTGCTTCTATCCAAAATCCAATAGAAACTGATTTTACATAGGGTATTTTTTCCATTACTACTGTTATACCATTTTCTAATATAAATTTATTATACATTTTATCCTCCTAGTTTAACATAAAATTAGAAATACTTAATATATTATAGACTATAGTATATTAAGTTTCAAACTATATTTATGCTATAATATCTGAGACCTTCCCTATTTTATAACCTCTGTCCATTAATAATTTTATAATTGTTGGCAATGCCTTTATTGTCTCTTCTTTAGGATGCATAAGTACAATAGATCCTTTTCGAACTTTATTCATCACCCTACTTGTTATTTTTTCTTTAGTACTGTCTTTTCTCCAATCTATAGTATCAACATCCCACATGATCACTTTATAACCAAATTCTTTTGCTGCTATTACAGTTTGATCATTATAAGATCCAGAAGGCGGAGCAAAAAAAACAGGTTCTAATCCTGTTTTTTCCATTATTATATCATTTGCTTTCTTTATCTCATTTCTATTTTCTTCATAGTTTAAATTTCCATAGTCTTTATGACTATATCCATGACTACCTATTTCATGCCCCAATTCTTTCATTTTAATTAATAAATCAGTATTTTTTTCTGCCCATTTACCCGTCACAAAAAAAGTAATATGTATATTATTTTCTTCAAAAATTTCAAACATCTTCGGCAAATATTCTTCTCCCCAATCTACATTGCAAGTAAATGCTACCACCTTTTCATCTATATTGCCTTTGTAAAATACATCTTCCTTGTTATTAAATACTTCACTGCTTCTTTGAAAATTCAAAATTAGCATAAATAATATTAATAATATAACGATAATCAAAGCAATTATAGATACCTTTTTATAGTTTATAAAAAAAACCTTCATTTCCTCCACTCCTTCTTTTATAATTATTTAATATAATTTTTCTTATATAAATATATTCACAGGTAGAGAAAATATGAAAAAAAGACACAAACCTTTTTGGGTTTATGTCTTTATTTTTGTTCTTCTTTTTCTTCTAAGGCATCTTTTCTAGAGAGATTTATTCTTCCTTGATTGTCTATCTTTATTACTTTAACTAATACTTCATCTCCTACTGAAAGCACGCTTTCTACTTTATCTATTCTTTCCTTTGAAATATTTGATATATGGACTAGACCTTCTTTACCAGGAGATATCTCAACAAATGCTCCAAAAGGCATTATTTTAATTACTTTTCCTAAATATATATCTCCAACTTCTACATCTTTTGCTATGCTTTCCACTATCGATATAGCTTTTTTACCCATTTCCATGTCTGTAGTAGCTACTTTTATACTACCATCATCCTCTATATCTATCTTTACTCCAGTTTCTTCTATTATTTTATTTATAGTCTTTCCGCCAGGACCTATAATATCTCTAATCTTATCTGGGTTTACAGTAGTCATTAATATCTTAGGTGCATACGGGGACATCTCACTTCGTGGTTTGTCTATAACCTCATTCATTTTATTTAAAATATGGATTCTTCCTTTATATGCCCTTTCTAATGCTTCAGTCAAAATCTCTTTACCTATACCTGCAATTTTAATATCCATTTGAATTGCAGTTATACCATCTTTAGTTCCAGCCACTTTAAAATCCATGTCTCCTAAAAAATCTTCCATACCTTGAATATCAGAAAGTACTGTAACCTTGTCTTCTAATTTTATAAGACCCATGGCTATTCCGGCAACAGAATCTTTTATAGGTACTCCCGCATCTAATAATGACAATGTACTTCCACAAACACTAGCTTGAGAAGTAGATCCATTAGAACTTAGGACTTCTGAAACTAATCTTATTGTATAAGGAAATTCTTCTTCACTAGGTATAACAGGTTCTAAAGCTCTTTCAGCCAAGGCCCCATGTCCTATTTCTCTTCTCCCTGGACCTCTTAAAAATCTTGTTTCTCCAACACTATAAGGAGGGAAATTATAATGATGCATATATCTCTTTGACTCTTCTTCTCCTAAACCATCAATTATTTGTACATCTCCAGAAGCTCCTAATGTTGCTATAGTTAAAACCTGAGTCTGCCCTCTAGTAAATAATCCAGATCCATGAGTTCTAGGTAATAATCCTACTTCACTAGTTATAGGTCTAATTTCATCTGCTTTTCTATTATCAGGCCTTATGCCTTTTTCAACAATCATATATCTTACTTGTTCTTTAATAATATTATAAAGTGTTTCATCTATATCTTTTATGTTATCTGGATATTTTTCAGAGAAATATTCCATAACTTCCTCTTTTACTTTATCCATATTTTCCTGTCTTTCTTGTTTATCAACAGTTTGAATAGCTTCTACCATCTTATCTACTGCATATTCTCTAACTTCTTTTTCAATGTCTTCATCTACTTGAAATAATATTACTTCCTGCTTATCTTTTCCTACCTCTGTCCTAATTTCATTAATAAACTTACAAATACCTTTTATTTCTTCATGAGCCTTCAATATAGATTCAAGCATAATATCTTCACTAATTATATTAGCCCCAGCCTCAACCATCATTACAGCATCTTCTGTACCTGATACAACTAACTGTAACGAAGACTTTTCCCTATCTTCGCTTTTAGGATTAGTTAAAAGTTTTCCATCTACTAAGCCCATAGATACTGAACCAGTTGGTCCATTAAATGGTATATCTGATATAGTCAATGCTATTGAAGATCCAATCATAGCAACAATATCAGGGGTACAATCTTGATCTACAGACAATACTGTAGCAATAACTTGAACATCGTTTCTATATCCTTTAGGGAACAAAGGTCGAATAGGTCTATCAATAAGTCTAGATGTTAATATTGCCTTTTCACTAGGTCTTCCTTCTCTCTTAATAAAGCCTCCAGGTATTTTTCCCACTGAATATAGCCTTTCTTCAAAATCTACACTTAGCGGAAAAAAGTCTATACCTTCTCTAGGTTCACTTGATGCAGTAGCTGTAACTAATACAACTGTATCACCATATTTAACTATACATGAACCATTGGCTTGTTCTGTAACTTTACCAATAGTAACAGAGAGAGTGCGCCCAGCTAGTTCATATTCAAATGTTCTTTCCATACTTTACCTCCTTAAATTACATTAAAACTCTTAAAAATATTATATCCTTCATTTAATAAATAATCCATACATACTAATTTTTTATTTATTAATTTAAAAGAATAGAGCGGGTTTTCCCCCGCTCTTATTTTCTTAAACCAAGTCTATCTATTAAACTACGATATCTTTCTATATCTTTGTCCATTAAGTAATTTAATAAACCCCTTCTCTTACCAACCATCTTAAGTAGGCCTCTTCTAGAATGAAAATCCTTTTTATGTTCCTTAAGATGTTCATTTAACTCATTGATTCTATAGGTCAAAATAGCTATCTGAACCTCTGGAGAACCAGTGTCTCCCTCATGAGTTTTATACTCTTCAATAATATTATTTTTTTCTTCTTTACTTAGCACAGTAAACCCTCCTATTATTTTATTTGATTCACCTAACGCCATGCAAATCGCCGAGGATACGAATTGCTTAGCACAAGGTATCACTTCATTAAGTTTATCATAAAGGAATTTATTTGTAAATAATTATTTGCATCCCTTGACTATTTCCATATCTTTCATAACTTGTTTAATTAGGTCTTCCCTACTATTGTATTTTCTTTCTCCCCTCACAAAAGAATCAAATCTAACTTCTATATTTTCACCATATATATCTTCT
Above is a genomic segment from Clostridiisalibacter paucivorans DSM 22131 containing:
- the dut gene encoding dUTP diphosphatase, which produces MKVKIVNKGEFPLPKYETTGSSGVDIYANIDDSMVIAPMERVLIPTGIYISMPKNCEAQIRARSGLALKYGITMANGIGTIDSDYRGEIKVILINLGEKAFKIKKGDRIAQMVFIRYEQVDFEEVDNLDSTKRAQGGFGHTGI
- a CDS encoding M16 family metallopeptidase, coding for MYNKFILENGITVVMEKIPYVKSVSIGFWIEAGSRYETVKNNGVSHFIEHMLFKGSKKRNAKEIAESIDSIGGQLNAFTGKECTCYYAKVLDNHLPIAIDVLGDMILNPKFQEEEIEKEKTVVMEEINMYEDSPEEIAHDLLAEALFNRHSLSYPILGKENTLKSFNKSIIMDYYNRFYVPDNIVVSIAGNFDIDTTLDLLTSYFKDWGLRHGKNEEFQKPEINQTLKGRYKDTEQLHLCIGMQGIPQGEDKLYPLLILNNIFGGSMSSRLFQSIREERGLAYSVYSYPTLYKDIGTFNIYVGLNPNQLENVSNIIIKEIEGIKEKKNITREEIYKSKEQLKGNYILGLESTSSRMSAMGKNQLLLNKVYTQREILQKIDSVKCEDIIYMADLVFNKEKINIAYVGKINDNKKVNDIIKKTYFRS
- a CDS encoding polysaccharide deacetylase family protein; its protein translation is MKVFFINYKKVSIIALIIVILLILFMLILNFQRSSEVFNNKEDVFYKGNIDEKVVAFTCNVDWGEEYLPKMFEIFEENNIHITFFVTGKWAEKNTDLLIKMKELGHEIGSHGYSHKDYGNLNYEENRNEIKKANDIIMEKTGLEPVFFAPPSGSYNDQTVIAAKEFGYKVIMWDVDTIDWRKDSTKEKITSRVMNKVRKGSIVLMHPKEETIKALPTIIKLLMDRGYKIGKVSDIIA
- a CDS encoding polyribonucleotide nucleotidyltransferase produces the protein MERTFEYELAGRTLSVTIGKVTEQANGSCIVKYGDTVVLVTATASSEPREGIDFFPLSVDFEERLYSVGKIPGGFIKREGRPSEKAILTSRLIDRPIRPLFPKGYRNDVQVIATVLSVDQDCTPDIVAMIGSSIALTISDIPFNGPTGSVSMGLVDGKLLTNPKSEDREKSSLQLVVSGTEDAVMMVEAGANIISEDIMLESILKAHEEIKGICKFINEIRTEVGKDKQEVILFQVDEDIEKEVREYAVDKMVEAIQTVDKQERQENMDKVKEEVMEYFSEKYPDNIKDIDETLYNIIKEQVRYMIVEKGIRPDNRKADEIRPITSEVGLLPRTHGSGLFTRGQTQVLTIATLGASGDVQIIDGLGEEESKRYMHHYNFPPYSVGETRFLRGPGRREIGHGALAERALEPVIPSEEEFPYTIRLVSEVLSSNGSTSQASVCGSTLSLLDAGVPIKDSVAGIAMGLIKLEDKVTVLSDIQGMEDFLGDMDFKVAGTKDGITAIQMDIKIAGIGKEILTEALERAYKGRIHILNKMNEVIDKPRSEMSPYAPKILMTTVNPDKIRDIIGPGGKTINKIIEETGVKIDIEDDGSIKVATTDMEMGKKAISIVESIAKDVEVGDIYLGKVIKIMPFGAFVEISPGKEGLVHISNISKERIDKVESVLSVGDEVLVKVIKIDNQGRINLSRKDALEEKEEQK
- the rpsO gene encoding 30S ribosomal protein S15, producing MLSKEEKNNIIEEYKTHEGDTGSPEVQIAILTYRINELNEHLKEHKKDFHSRRGLLKMVGKRRGLLNYLMDKDIERYRSLIDRLGLRK